One bacterium DNA segment encodes these proteins:
- the csb2 gene encoding type I-U CRISPR-associated protein Csb2, which yields MQLNLVVTFATGRYHGRIGDEELEWPPSPSRLFQALIAGSHCGCYDVVHADKRDCALQWLESLAPPVIEIPGCHETGRGITNYVPNNDNQIPRAHLPDSGHVRTAKSFLAMVFPGGNTLRYCWHFESNQGADENALVICSMARLITHLGQHQDTVYARGEIVYDSSASEFGKLMRPIERNDGTWTSPNSGSLEAYKRRHRTWLKGDSKDDVSVPDRRAHYRSPETISLDAPMALFELWRNEDERLRYDPRDLRQPASMVKHAMIEWLEAHPAFREHYGAVLTSRLIAGHEANKQHGVQFNGAHIACVPIPSLSQHDVADGLIRRVLLIVLGPEEKKAIELFESVSNGINGAALKDQSVKVGYLKKASLKDSVIRLFTKRAYRVWRTVTPIILTGLMRRGRGAETLIARALKQAGIQESEVESIAAFSGPIVPKTVHALDYRIEKNSYLAQTPRYHAEIIFKRLVEGALVIGRGRHYGFGLMMPCLKKPSEILR from the coding sequence ATGCAATTGAATCTGGTCGTGACTTTTGCGACAGGTCGGTATCACGGCCGTATTGGCGACGAAGAGTTGGAGTGGCCACCTTCACCTTCGCGGCTCTTTCAGGCTCTGATTGCCGGCAGCCATTGCGGCTGTTATGACGTGGTTCACGCAGACAAACGCGATTGTGCGCTCCAATGGCTCGAATCACTCGCCCCGCCTGTGATTGAAATTCCTGGCTGCCACGAAACGGGAAGAGGAATCACGAATTATGTTCCCAACAATGATAATCAAATACCACGGGCGCATCTTCCGGACTCAGGTCATGTGCGAACCGCCAAATCGTTTTTGGCAATGGTCTTTCCCGGTGGCAATACTTTGCGGTATTGCTGGCACTTTGAAAGCAATCAGGGAGCCGATGAAAACGCATTGGTGATTTGTTCCATGGCGCGGCTGATTACTCATCTTGGGCAGCATCAAGACACAGTCTACGCGCGTGGCGAAATAGTCTACGACTCGTCAGCGTCCGAATTTGGGAAGTTGATGCGGCCAATTGAGCGAAATGACGGGACGTGGACTTCGCCCAACTCCGGGTCGCTAGAAGCTTATAAGCGTCGTCACCGGACATGGTTGAAAGGTGATTCAAAAGATGATGTATCAGTTCCCGATCGACGTGCGCATTACCGCTCGCCGGAAACGATCAGCCTTGATGCGCCGATGGCATTGTTTGAGTTGTGGCGGAACGAAGACGAAAGACTTCGCTACGACCCACGTGACCTGCGCCAGCCTGCATCAATGGTCAAACACGCAATGATTGAATGGCTCGAAGCACATCCTGCGTTTCGTGAGCATTACGGGGCAGTGCTGACTTCCCGTCTGATTGCCGGACACGAAGCCAATAAACAACACGGCGTTCAATTCAATGGCGCACACATCGCCTGCGTGCCGATTCCAAGTTTGAGTCAGCACGACGTTGCGGATGGATTGATTCGACGTGTTTTATTGATTGTCCTGGGCCCGGAAGAGAAGAAAGCGATTGAACTATTCGAGAGTGTCTCGAATGGAATTAATGGCGCTGCGTTGAAAGATCAGTCTGTAAAGGTTGGATATTTGAAGAAAGCGTCACTGAAGGATTCTGTGATTCGCTTGTTCACAAAAAGAGCGTATCGTGTTTGGCGCACTGTCACACCCATCATTCTGACAGGCTTGATGCGGCGTGGTCGTGGGGCTGAAACGTTAATTGCGCGCGCATTGAAGCAAGCGGGTATCCAAGAGAGTGAGGTGGAATCCATTGCAGCTTTCAGCGGACCGATTGTGCCGAAGACAGTTCACGCACTTGATTATCGGATCGAGAAGAACAGTTACCTTGCCCAAACGCCACGTTATCACGCTGAGATTATTTTCAAGCGACTAGTTGAAGGCGCGTTAGTAATCGGACGCGGGAGGCATTATGGCTTTGGCTTGATGATGCCATGTCTTAAAAAGCCATCAGAGATTCTCAGATGA